In Candidatus Binatia bacterium, the sequence TCGATCCAGGCGCCGGGCTCCGAGGGCTACCTCGGCGTCCTCGCCCACCACGCGCCGCTGATCACCACGCTGAAGGAGGGGCGCCTCGAGATGCGCGACCCCTCCGGACGCGTCACCGCCTGGCACGTGACCGGCGGCTTCCTGGAGGTCTCGAACAACCGCGCGTCGGCCCTCGCCGACTCGGCCGAGCCGACCGCTTGACCGGGGCCGGGGCGATCCGGTGGATCATGATCGTCTCCGGCGCGCTGACCTGCACCATGGTCACGACGGCGTTCACGCCGGCGGAGACGCTCCGGTCCATCTTCGGCGTCTGGCCCGAAAGTCCCGAGACCGATCTCGTGGCGCGCAACTGGGCCATCCTGATCGGGCTCATGGGCGCCCTGCTGGTCTACGGCGCGTTTCATCCCGCGGTCCGGAAGACGGCGCTCGTGGTGGCGGGCGCGAGCAAGGCGGTCTTCGTCACGCTCGTGCTCTCGCAGGGGAACCGCTTCCTGTCGCACCAGGCCGGCATCGCCGTCGCGGTCGATGGCGTCTGGGTCCTCATCTTCGCCGCTTACCTCTGGAGCTCGCGAGGGCGCCGGATCGCGGCCACCCATTGACTTTCGAGGGGCGGTAGGCTCAGGCTGTCTCGCAGTTCCCCTGCCGGACCGG encodes:
- the atpC gene encoding ATP synthase F1 subunit epsilon — its product is MTEFTFRLVTPQRIVFEGPVVSIQAPGSEGYLGVLAHHAPLITTLKEGRLEMRDPSGRVTAWHVTGGFLEVSNNRASALADSAEPTA